From Microbacterium croceum, a single genomic window includes:
- the sufD gene encoding Fe-S cluster assembly protein SufD, with protein sequence MTAQTTTPTASHYTSAHVDPAAQVAEAGFVPVQTRSERPHSFEPADFGAPTGREVNWKHTPVAQLTSLFEVAEKNDGVRYDIRSGEQYVAAPLAAGTAPRGEVFLAEDVTAAVAWQGAKEALYIRIPREEEVAEPVLVAIEGLGADRRADAHIVIEALEHSVATVVLQHTGSAQYAQNIEIIARPGSKLTVISLQQWQDDAVHTAAHQARVDADATLKHFVVSFGGGIVRVNPNVELAGAGSEGYLYGLSYADAGQHLESQVYLHHKGPRTKGDVLYKGALQGQGAHSVWIGDVLIGQNATGTDSYEANRNLVLTEGARADSIPNLEIETGDILGAGHASATGRFDDEQLFYLQARGISEEEARRLVVLGFLTDIVQRLGIPALETELLDAIETELAAVEA encoded by the coding sequence ATGACGGCCCAGACGACGACGCCGACGGCGTCGCACTACACGAGCGCCCACGTGGACCCTGCGGCACAGGTGGCCGAAGCCGGTTTCGTGCCGGTCCAGACCCGCTCGGAGCGACCGCACTCCTTCGAGCCCGCGGACTTCGGAGCGCCCACAGGGCGTGAGGTCAACTGGAAGCACACCCCGGTCGCTCAGCTGACTTCGCTGTTCGAGGTTGCCGAGAAGAACGACGGCGTGCGGTACGACATCCGCTCCGGCGAGCAGTACGTCGCAGCCCCGCTCGCTGCCGGCACAGCTCCGCGAGGTGAGGTCTTCCTCGCCGAGGACGTCACGGCCGCCGTGGCCTGGCAGGGGGCGAAGGAAGCGCTGTACATCCGCATCCCGCGCGAGGAAGAGGTCGCAGAGCCCGTCCTCGTCGCGATCGAGGGACTCGGCGCCGACCGCCGTGCCGATGCGCACATCGTGATCGAGGCGCTCGAGCACAGCGTCGCGACCGTGGTGCTGCAGCACACCGGTAGTGCCCAGTACGCGCAGAACATCGAGATCATCGCGCGTCCTGGTTCGAAGCTCACCGTGATCAGTCTCCAGCAGTGGCAGGATGACGCGGTGCACACGGCTGCCCATCAGGCCAGGGTCGACGCCGACGCGACGCTCAAGCACTTCGTGGTCAGCTTCGGCGGCGGCATCGTTCGGGTGAACCCCAACGTCGAGCTCGCCGGTGCAGGTTCCGAGGGCTACCTCTACGGCCTCTCCTACGCAGACGCCGGGCAGCACCTCGAGAGCCAGGTCTACCTGCACCACAAGGGTCCGCGTACCAAGGGTGATGTTCTCTACAAAGGCGCGCTGCAGGGCCAGGGCGCGCACAGCGTCTGGATCGGCGATGTGCTCATCGGCCAGAACGCCACGGGAACCGATTCCTACGAGGCGAACCGCAACCTGGTGCTGACCGAGGGTGCACGTGCCGACTCGATCCCGAACCTCGAGATCGAGACGGGTGACATCCTCGGCGCGGGCCACGCGAGCGCGACCGGTCGCTTCGACGACGAGCAGCTGTTCTACCTGCAGGCCAGGGGCATCAGCGAAGAAGAGGCACGTCGCCTCGTCGTGCTCGGATTCCTCACCGACATCGTGCAGCGACTCGGCATCCCGGCTCTGGAGACGGAGCTGCTCGACGCGATCGAGACCGAACTCGCGGCGGTGGAGGCATGA
- the sufB gene encoding Fe-S cluster assembly protein SufB codes for MSDVLIDRPELESLGVYEFGWHDADAAGAIAKRGISEEVVRGISALKDEPEWMLKTRLKGYQLFGRKPMPTWGADLSEIDFDNIKYFVRSTEKQAQSWEDLPAEIRETYERLGIPEAERQRLVAGVAAQYESEVVYHQIREDLEEQGVIFMDTDTALREHPEIFEEYFGTVIPPGDNKFAALNTAVWSGGSFVYVPKGVHVEIPLQAYFRINTENMGQFERTLIIADEDSYVHYIEGCTAPIYKSDSLHSAVVEIIVKKNARVRYTTIQNWSNNVYNLVTKRAVAHEGATMEWVDGNIGSKVTMKYPSIYLMGEHAKGETLSVAFAGPGQHQDAGAKMIHMAPYTQSSIISKSIARGGGRAGYRGEVRVDAAAHHSANTVRCDALLVDTKSRSDTYPAIDIRVDDVQLGHEATVSKVSEEQLFYLQSRGMPEDEAMAMIVRGFIEPIARELPMEYAMELNKLIEMGMEGSVG; via the coding sequence ATGTCGGATGTGCTGATCGACCGCCCAGAGCTGGAAAGCCTGGGGGTGTACGAATTCGGATGGCACGACGCCGATGCGGCCGGTGCCATCGCGAAGCGAGGGATCTCCGAAGAGGTGGTCCGGGGCATCTCTGCACTCAAGGACGAACCCGAGTGGATGCTGAAGACGCGCCTGAAGGGTTATCAGCTCTTCGGCCGCAAGCCGATGCCCACGTGGGGCGCCGATCTCAGCGAGATCGACTTCGACAACATCAAGTACTTCGTGCGCTCGACCGAGAAGCAGGCGCAGTCGTGGGAAGACCTTCCTGCGGAGATCCGCGAGACCTACGAGCGCCTCGGCATCCCCGAGGCCGAGCGTCAGCGCCTCGTGGCCGGTGTGGCCGCTCAGTACGAGTCCGAGGTCGTCTACCACCAGATCCGCGAGGACCTGGAGGAGCAGGGTGTCATCTTCATGGACACCGACACCGCTCTGCGTGAGCACCCCGAGATCTTCGAAGAGTACTTCGGCACCGTGATCCCGCCCGGCGACAACAAGTTCGCCGCGCTGAACACGGCGGTATGGTCGGGCGGATCGTTCGTCTACGTCCCCAAGGGTGTGCACGTCGAGATCCCGCTGCAGGCGTACTTCCGCATCAACACCGAGAACATGGGCCAGTTCGAGCGGACCCTGATCATCGCCGACGAGGACAGCTACGTCCACTACATCGAGGGCTGCACTGCTCCGATCTACAAGTCGGACTCGCTGCACTCGGCCGTGGTCGAGATCATCGTGAAGAAGAACGCCCGCGTGCGCTACACGACGATCCAGAACTGGTCGAACAACGTCTACAACCTCGTCACCAAGCGCGCGGTCGCCCACGAGGGCGCCACGATGGAATGGGTCGACGGCAACATCGGCTCCAAGGTGACGATGAAGTACCCGTCGATCTATCTGATGGGGGAGCACGCCAAGGGTGAGACCCTCTCCGTCGCCTTCGCCGGCCCCGGACAGCACCAGGACGCCGGCGCGAAGATGATCCACATGGCGCCGTACACCCAGTCGTCGATCATCTCGAAGTCGATCGCCCGCGGCGGCGGACGTGCGGGATACCGCGGTGAGGTGCGCGTCGACGCGGCGGCACACCACTCGGCGAACACCGTGCGCTGCGATGCGCTGCTGGTCGACACCAAGTCGCGCTCGGACACCTACCCGGCGATCGACATCCGTGTCGACGACGTGCAGCTCGGTCACGAGGCCACGGTCTCGAAGGTCAGCGAGGAGCAGCTCTTCTATCTGCAGTCCCGTGGCATGCCCGAGGACGAGGCGATGGCGATGATCGTGCGCGGCTTCATCGAGCCGATCGCGCGCGAGCTGCCGATGGAGTATGCGATGGAGCTCAACAAGCTCATCGAAATGGGTATGGAAGGCAGCGTGGGATGA
- a CDS encoding COX15/CtaA family protein, protein MPDTTIPSATSTEGKNTAAPNPALWGRALRVLAWLSFLSETIIIGTGGAVRLTGSGLGCSDWPLCTPESLVPILEVQGVHGLIEFGNRLMTGVVGIIALAVVLLVLHTISGRRSLIRALWFALGGIVAAAVAFAIAVPLHIPASPIALGVLLLAVIAAAVHSVRTTPARRDLVLLAWITLIGVVAQALVGGITVLTGLNPLIVGFHYTSSLLLVCVTAAFLVRLYETPGPRERAVPTWFAILTHVTGLALAVTIIFGVLTTGSGPHSGDADVLRHGFDATILAHVHSWPGYILAALVLTLTISAWALRLSLRRWLLVLVLAILVQVGVGVWQAREGLPPLLVGIHMVLASLSAATYTVVVLHLKRPLPAKE, encoded by the coding sequence ATGCCCGACACGACGATCCCCTCCGCCACGAGCACCGAGGGGAAGAACACCGCAGCACCGAACCCCGCGCTGTGGGGGCGCGCGCTCCGAGTTCTCGCGTGGCTGTCGTTCCTCAGCGAGACGATCATCATCGGGACCGGTGGAGCCGTTCGCCTCACCGGCTCAGGCCTCGGATGCTCGGACTGGCCGCTCTGCACACCGGAGTCCCTCGTACCGATCCTCGAGGTCCAGGGCGTGCACGGGCTCATCGAGTTCGGCAACCGCCTCATGACGGGCGTCGTGGGAATCATCGCCCTCGCCGTCGTGCTGCTGGTGCTGCACACGATCAGCGGTCGCCGCTCCCTCATCCGCGCGCTGTGGTTCGCTCTCGGCGGGATCGTCGCCGCGGCTGTGGCGTTCGCGATCGCGGTGCCGCTGCACATCCCCGCCTCCCCGATCGCGCTGGGGGTCCTCCTGCTCGCGGTCATCGCGGCTGCGGTGCACTCGGTGCGCACCACCCCGGCCCGTCGCGACCTGGTCCTGCTCGCCTGGATCACCCTGATCGGCGTGGTGGCGCAAGCCCTCGTCGGCGGCATCACGGTGCTGACCGGCCTGAACCCGCTGATCGTCGGCTTCCACTACACGTCTTCGCTGCTCCTGGTCTGCGTCACCGCCGCGTTCCTCGTGCGTCTGTACGAGACCCCGGGGCCTCGCGAGCGGGCCGTGCCCACCTGGTTCGCGATCCTCACCCATGTCACGGGACTCGCCCTCGCGGTCACCATCATCTTCGGAGTCCTCACCACCGGCTCCGGCCCGCACTCCGGCGACGCGGACGTGTTGCGTCACGGTTTCGACGCCACGATCCTCGCGCACGTGCACTCCTGGCCGGGGTACATCCTGGCCGCATTGGTGCTCACGCTCACGATCTCGGCCTGGGCGCTCCGTCTCTCCCTGCGCCGCTGGCTTCTGGTCCTGGTCCTGGCGATCCTGGTGCAGGTCGGCGTGGGGGTGTGGCAGGCGCGCGAAGGGCTGCCGCCGCTCCTGGTGGGCATCCACATGGTGCTCGCCTCGCTCTCGGCGGCGACGTACACGGTCGTCGTACTGCACCTGAAGCGTCCGCTCCCCGCAAAGGAATGA
- a CDS encoding heme o synthase, giving the protein MSDQTVGTQSLGRTVKAYVALTKPRVLELLLVSTVPVMFLAQGGLPDMWLVLATVIGGSLSAGSAAAFNMYLDRDIDAHMHRTENRPLVTGEITPRGALIFSWTLAVVSTVWLWFTTNWLAATLSAGAIFFYVVIYTMILKRRTEQNIVWGGIAGCFPVLIGWAAVTESLDWPAFVLFLLIFLWTPPHYWPLSMKYRDDYEDVDVPMLGVTRNASQVGLQVILYAWATVACSLLLVPIASMGLVYTVSALVFGGWFIYESHRLYNRAVRGTEPRPMRVFHASITYLTLIFVAVAVDPLLPF; this is encoded by the coding sequence ATGTCTGATCAGACCGTGGGGACTCAGTCCCTCGGTCGCACGGTGAAGGCCTACGTCGCCCTCACGAAGCCCCGCGTCCTGGAACTCCTGCTGGTCTCGACCGTGCCGGTGATGTTCCTCGCGCAGGGTGGCCTGCCCGACATGTGGCTGGTTCTGGCCACCGTGATCGGTGGATCGTTGAGCGCGGGCTCCGCTGCCGCGTTCAACATGTATCTCGACCGCGACATCGATGCGCACATGCACCGCACCGAGAACCGTCCGCTCGTGACGGGTGAGATCACGCCGCGCGGCGCGCTCATCTTCTCGTGGACGCTCGCCGTCGTCTCGACGGTGTGGCTGTGGTTCACGACCAACTGGCTGGCCGCGACGCTCTCCGCCGGCGCGATCTTCTTCTACGTCGTCATCTACACGATGATCCTCAAGCGCCGCACGGAGCAGAACATCGTGTGGGGCGGGATCGCCGGGTGCTTCCCGGTGCTCATCGGATGGGCCGCGGTCACCGAGTCTCTCGACTGGCCGGCGTTCGTGCTGTTCCTGCTGATCTTCCTGTGGACGCCGCCGCACTACTGGCCGCTGTCGATGAAGTACCGGGACGACTACGAGGACGTCGACGTGCCGATGCTCGGCGTCACCCGCAACGCCTCTCAGGTCGGACTCCAGGTCATCCTGTATGCGTGGGCGACGGTGGCCTGCTCCCTCCTGCTGGTGCCGATCGCGAGCATGGGACTCGTCTACACGGTCTCGGCCCTGGTCTTCGGCGGCTGGTTCATCTACGAGTCCCACCGTCTCTACAACCGCGCGGTCCGGGGCACCGAGCCTCGTCCGATGCGTGTCTTCCACGCATCGATCACCTACCTGACTCTGATCTTCGTGGCGGTCGCGGTCGATCCGCTGCTGCCTTTCTAG
- the tkt gene encoding transketolase, whose product MDVSELQWEEIDRRAVDTARILAADAVEKVGNGHPGTAMSLAPAAYLLYQRVLRHDPTDTDWLGRDRFILSVGHSSLTQYVQLYLGGFGLELDDLKALRTWGSLTPGHPEYGHTKGVEITTGPLGQGLASAVGFAYAARYERGLFDPEAAAGTSPFDHFVYVIAGDGDLQEGVTSEASSLAGHQQLGNLIAIYDSNQISIEDDTNVAFTEDVAKRYESYGWQVQTVDWKKTGDYVEDIAELYAAIEAAKGETSRPSLIILKTIIGWPSPGKQNSGKIHGSALGADELAATKKVLGFDPEQHFAVADDVIAHTRGLAARAAEARAEWQTSFDAWAAANPERKELLDRLESGELPENISSALPVFEAGKDVSTRAASGQVINALAAQLPELWGGSADLAESNLTTIKGAPSFIPSEWSTHEWSGTPYGRVLHFGIREHAMGAIVNGIVLHGKTRAFGGTFLIFSDYMRPAVRLAALMNVPSVFVWTHDSVALGEDGPTHQPIEQIATLRAIPNLAVVRPADANETSEAWLEILRRQEGPAGIALTRQNIPVFERGDGAAEGETFAAASNVAKGAYVLAEAAGGTPDVIIIATGSEVQLAVAARAALSEEGIGVRVVSAPSLEWFDEQDEAYRESVLPASVTARVSVEAGSVLSWRGIVGDRGRSVGIDHFGASADYKTLFEKFGITTEAVIAAARETIAANSTKENA is encoded by the coding sequence ATGGACGTGTCGGAATTGCAGTGGGAAGAAATCGATCGGCGCGCGGTGGATACCGCGCGGATCCTGGCGGCGGACGCTGTGGAGAAGGTCGGAAACGGCCACCCCGGCACCGCCATGAGCCTCGCACCGGCGGCGTACCTGCTGTACCAGCGGGTCCTCCGTCACGACCCGACCGACACCGACTGGCTCGGCCGTGACCGCTTCATCCTCTCGGTGGGACATTCCTCCCTCACGCAGTACGTGCAGCTCTACCTCGGCGGCTTCGGCCTCGAGCTCGACGACCTCAAGGCCCTGCGCACCTGGGGATCGCTGACCCCGGGCCACCCGGAGTACGGACACACCAAGGGCGTCGAGATCACGACCGGCCCGCTGGGTCAGGGACTCGCCTCGGCGGTGGGCTTCGCCTACGCCGCCCGCTACGAGCGCGGCCTGTTCGACCCCGAGGCCGCGGCGGGCACCAGCCCGTTCGACCACTTCGTGTACGTGATCGCCGGCGATGGCGACCTGCAGGAGGGCGTCACCAGCGAGGCGTCGTCGCTCGCGGGCCACCAGCAGCTCGGCAACCTGATCGCCATCTACGACTCGAACCAGATCTCGATCGAGGACGACACCAACGTCGCATTCACCGAGGATGTCGCGAAGCGCTACGAGTCCTACGGCTGGCAGGTCCAGACCGTCGACTGGAAGAAGACCGGCGACTACGTCGAAGACATCGCCGAGCTGTACGCCGCCATCGAGGCCGCCAAGGGCGAGACGTCCAGGCCGTCGCTCATCATCCTCAAGACCATCATCGGCTGGCCGTCGCCCGGCAAGCAGAACTCCGGCAAGATCCACGGTTCCGCGCTCGGCGCCGATGAGCTCGCCGCGACGAAGAAGGTGCTCGGCTTCGACCCCGAGCAGCACTTCGCCGTCGCCGACGATGTGATCGCGCACACCCGCGGCCTCGCCGCACGCGCCGCCGAGGCCCGCGCCGAGTGGCAGACGTCGTTCGACGCCTGGGCCGCGGCGAACCCCGAGCGCAAGGAGCTGCTCGACCGCCTCGAGTCCGGCGAACTGCCCGAGAACATCTCGTCGGCGCTCCCGGTCTTCGAGGCCGGCAAGGATGTCTCGACCCGCGCCGCGTCGGGCCAGGTCATCAACGCGCTCGCCGCCCAGCTCCCCGAGCTGTGGGGTGGATCGGCAGACCTCGCGGAGTCGAACCTCACCACGATCAAGGGCGCCCCGTCCTTCATCCCGTCCGAGTGGTCCACGCACGAGTGGTCGGGCACCCCGTACGGCCGCGTGCTGCACTTCGGCATCCGCGAACACGCCATGGGCGCGATCGTGAACGGCATCGTCCTGCACGGCAAGACCCGTGCGTTCGGCGGCACCTTCCTCATCTTCAGCGACTACATGCGTCCGGCCGTCCGTCTCGCCGCGCTCATGAACGTGCCCAGCGTCTTCGTCTGGACCCACGACTCCGTCGCCCTCGGTGAGGACGGGCCCACGCACCAGCCGATCGAGCAGATCGCGACCCTGCGCGCCATCCCGAACCTCGCCGTCGTCCGCCCCGCGGACGCGAACGAGACCTCGGAGGCCTGGCTCGAGATCCTGCGCCGCCAGGAGGGTCCGGCCGGTATCGCCCTGACGCGTCAGAACATCCCGGTGTTCGAGCGCGGAGACGGCGCCGCCGAGGGCGAGACCTTCGCGGCCGCGTCGAACGTCGCCAAGGGCGCGTACGTGCTCGCCGAGGCAGCAGGTGGCACGCCTGACGTGATCATCATCGCCACCGGCTCCGAGGTGCAGCTGGCAGTCGCCGCCCGCGCCGCCCTGAGCGAGGAGGGTATCGGCGTCCGCGTCGTCTCCGCTCCGTCGTTGGAGTGGTTCGACGAGCAGGACGAGGCCTACCGCGAGAGTGTGCTCCCCGCATCCGTCACCGCCCGCGTCTCGGTCGAGGCCGGATCCGTGCTCTCGTGGCGCGGCATCGTCGGCGACCGCGGTCGTTCGGTCGGCATCGACCACTTCGGCGCCTCCGCCGACTACAAGACCCTGTTCGAGAAGTTCGGCATCACCACCGAGGCCGTCATCGCGGCCGCTCGCGAGACCATCGCAGCCAACAGCACCAAGGAGAACGCATGA
- the tal gene encoding transaldolase yields the protein MSTPTAQLAAAGVSIWLDDLSRTRISSGNLADLIASRNVVGVTTNPTIFANAITDKNDTSYDAQVTELAATGATAEEAVFAATTQDVAAALDVFRPVWEASNHVDGRVSIEVSPDLAHDTEGTVAQAKQLWAKVDRPNLLVKIPATKAGLPAITEAIASGISVNVTLIFSLERYAEVIDAYIAGLERAHSADFDLSSIHSVASFFVSRVDTETDKRLTEIGTDEALALKSKAGLANARLAYELFEQKFAEKRAQDLLKLGANLQRPLWASTGVKDPNLPDTLYVTELVAEGVVNTMPEKTLEATFDHGVITGDTITGGYAEAHHVFTDLAAVGVDFADVTQVLEDEGVAKFIDSWHDLLAQVSEGLEAQR from the coding sequence ATGAGCACCCCCACCGCACAGCTCGCCGCCGCCGGCGTCAGCATCTGGCTCGACGACCTCTCCCGCACCCGCATCTCGTCGGGCAACCTCGCCGACCTGATCGCGTCGCGCAACGTCGTGGGCGTCACCACGAACCCGACGATCTTCGCCAACGCGATCACCGACAAGAACGACACGTCGTACGACGCTCAGGTCACCGAGCTCGCCGCGACCGGTGCGACCGCGGAAGAAGCGGTCTTCGCCGCCACGACGCAGGACGTCGCTGCAGCGCTCGACGTGTTCCGGCCGGTGTGGGAGGCATCGAACCACGTCGACGGCCGCGTCTCGATCGAGGTCTCCCCCGATCTGGCGCACGACACCGAGGGAACGGTCGCCCAGGCCAAGCAGCTCTGGGCCAAGGTCGACCGCCCCAACCTGCTCGTGAAGATCCCCGCCACCAAGGCGGGCCTTCCGGCCATCACCGAGGCCATCGCGAGCGGGATCAGCGTCAACGTGACCCTGATCTTCAGCCTGGAGCGCTACGCTGAGGTCATCGACGCGTACATCGCCGGTCTCGAGCGCGCGCACAGCGCCGACTTCGACCTGTCGAGCATCCACTCGGTCGCCTCGTTCTTCGTGTCGCGCGTCGACACCGAGACCGACAAGCGTCTCACCGAGATCGGCACCGACGAGGCACTCGCTCTCAAGAGCAAGGCCGGACTCGCCAACGCGCGTCTCGCCTACGAGCTCTTCGAGCAGAAGTTCGCCGAGAAGCGGGCCCAGGACCTGCTGAAGCTGGGCGCGAACCTGCAGCGTCCGCTGTGGGCCTCGACCGGCGTCAAGGACCCGAACCTGCCCGACACGCTGTACGTGACCGAGCTCGTCGCCGAGGGTGTCGTCAACACGATGCCCGAGAAGACGCTCGAGGCCACGTTCGATCACGGTGTCATCACGGGCGACACGATCACCGGTGGCTACGCCGAGGCGCACCATGTCTTCACCGACCTCGCCGCTGTGGGCGTCGACTTCGCCGATGTCACCCAGGTGCTCGAGGACGAGGGCGTCGCGAAGTTCATCGACTCCTGGCACGACCTGCTCGCTCAGGTCTCCGAGGGCCTGGAGGCCCAGCGATGA
- a CDS encoding glucose-6-phosphate isomerase gives MTFSIHASGAPRVAIDETVPGLVRDLVASRITGGDNTLWGADAEAEAAVRLGWVEAVSISRPLVAEITALRDELNAQGISRVVLAGMGGSSLAPEVIAQTAGVPLTILDSTAPGQVLAALDEGLDDTVLVVSSKSGSTVETDSQRRTFEAAFRDLGIDPVERIVVVTDPGSPLDSSAREAGYRVFNADPNVGGRYSALTAFGLVPSGLAGVDIDELLNEAEASLLEVAVDSAENPALRLAAAISATSPRRDKLGLITDGTHIKGLPDWIEQLIAESTGKNGTGILPVVLLPVSPELDTHPADLQIVRLVDDANEFHLRERHEGEILVSGTLGAQLVVWEYATAIAGHLLGINPFDQPDVESAKVAARGLLDARPEPTAPAFTQDGVEVRVSDAALAASGTVEGVLDALWAQLAEDGYVSIQAYVNRLDVPQLQGLRELVAADSGRPTTFGWGPRFLHSTGQYHKGGPAQGVFLQILERTDVDLEIPERPFTFGQLIEAQAAGDAAVLAEHGRPVVSLTITDSSADVLTLFEAAQK, from the coding sequence ATGACGTTCTCGATCCACGCCTCCGGCGCACCCCGCGTCGCGATCGACGAGACGGTCCCCGGCCTCGTCCGCGACCTGGTGGCCTCGCGGATCACGGGCGGCGACAACACCCTCTGGGGTGCCGACGCCGAGGCGGAGGCCGCCGTCCGTCTGGGATGGGTCGAGGCCGTGTCGATCTCTCGTCCGCTGGTCGCCGAGATCACTGCTCTCCGCGATGAGCTGAACGCCCAGGGCATCTCCCGCGTCGTGCTGGCCGGTATGGGCGGTTCGTCGCTCGCCCCCGAGGTCATCGCGCAGACCGCCGGGGTGCCGCTGACGATCCTCGACTCGACCGCGCCCGGTCAGGTGCTCGCCGCTCTCGACGAGGGGCTCGACGACACCGTGCTCGTCGTCTCGTCGAAGTCCGGTTCCACGGTCGAGACCGACTCGCAGCGTCGCACGTTCGAGGCCGCGTTCCGCGACCTCGGCATCGACCCCGTCGAGCGCATTGTGGTCGTCACCGACCCGGGCTCCCCGCTGGATTCCTCGGCACGCGAGGCGGGCTACCGCGTCTTCAACGCGGACCCGAACGTCGGGGGACGTTACTCGGCGCTCACCGCGTTCGGCCTGGTCCCGTCCGGGCTCGCCGGTGTCGACATCGACGAGCTGCTCAACGAGGCAGAGGCTTCGCTGCTCGAGGTCGCGGTCGACTCCGCCGAGAACCCCGCACTGCGTCTGGCCGCGGCGATCTCCGCGACCTCGCCGCGACGCGACAAGCTCGGTCTGATCACCGACGGCACCCACATCAAGGGGCTGCCGGACTGGATCGAGCAGCTGATCGCCGAGTCCACGGGCAAGAACGGCACCGGCATCCTGCCCGTCGTGCTGCTCCCGGTCTCCCCGGAGCTGGACACGCACCCCGCCGACCTGCAGATCGTGCGCCTGGTCGATGACGCGAACGAGTTCCACCTGCGCGAGCGTCACGAGGGCGAGATCCTCGTCAGCGGCACGCTGGGTGCTCAGCTCGTCGTGTGGGAGTACGCCACCGCGATCGCCGGCCACCTGCTGGGCATCAACCCGTTCGACCAGCCCGACGTCGAGTCCGCGAAGGTCGCCGCGCGCGGCCTGCTGGATGCCCGTCCGGAGCCGACGGCACCTGCATTCACGCAGGACGGCGTCGAGGTCCGTGTCTCGGACGCCGCGCTGGCCGCCTCCGGCACCGTCGAAGGCGTGCTCGACGCGCTGTGGGCTCAGCTCGCGGAAGACGGCTACGTCTCCATCCAGGCCTACGTGAACCGTCTCGACGTGCCGCAGCTGCAGGGGCTCCGCGAGCTCGTCGCGGCCGATTCCGGTCGCCCGACCACGTTCGGGTGGGGACCGCGGTTCCTGCACTCGACGGGTCAGTACCACAAGGGTGGACCGGCTCAGGGCGTGTTCCTGCAGATCCTGGAGCGCACCGACGTCGATCTCGAGATCCCCGAGCGCCCGTTCACCTTCGGGCAGCTCATCGAGGCTCAGGCTGCCGGCGATGCCGCGGTGCTGGCCGAGCACGGCCGTCCCGTCGTGTCGCTGACGATCACCGACTCGTCCGCCGACGTGCTCACCCTCTTCGAAGCCGCTCAGAAGTAG